In one window of Maribacter dokdonensis DSW-8 DNA:
- a CDS encoding ABC transporter permease, giving the protein MLKNYIKIAWRNLIKNKQQTIINLLGLTLGTVSCLVILLYVFAQLGYDQHHNQASSIYRVETIIDRDGQESFDSATSSPPIAFALKEDFAEVEEATRVVLTDAFYSPLIRATNSKDAYYEPRVYLADSTFFKVFNFKILEGDVKTALDEPNTVMLSSYLSDKLFGNTSPLDKTVVWGSGESALTLTVKGVYDEKAYKTHFNPSYIVSMSTPGMGTFVQNFQSFATNNFAYSYVKLTSSGSGLGLQRKLPQFMEDRGAQDLKDAGMSSKTLELTKVTDIHLYSNGRKNQLDRVSNSTYLYFLLSLAFFIQLVACINFINLSTARASKRAREIGVRKVVGAGKNALMRQFLGESLLLSIFAMLISIPIVILLLPFVNEVTQESLTYTSLYQWQILVILLAVGVVTGLASGVYPAIVLSSIKPVRALKSSAILQSGSGTFRKALVVFQFVISICLICTVIIIGQQFKYAQTKDLGYKKDNLLALRVGTEESSNKFESLKASFLKVPGVLQVSSGNYSPSEIILADNGFYLPGGNKENKTVVKRNGVSDGYFNTMGIELLKGRDFNAADTVDQIIVNEATLKAFNIDIENALSATLMQSYGDEIDELRIIGVVKNYHFASLKEEIQPLFLHKETEPNWLFIKANTENYGQLLQGLEQQWKSTLSNIPFDYRFVDKEVEKLYEEEKRLGFISVGFTILAIFISCLGLFGLISYVAEQKKKEIGVRKVLGASVQSVVKLLTKDFIKLVLIAFVLASPIAYYFISRWLEGFTYRIEIKWWVFLASGVLVMVITFLTVGLQSLKSAAANPVKSLRSE; this is encoded by the coding sequence ATGTTAAAGAATTATATCAAAATAGCTTGGCGTAATTTAATAAAGAACAAGCAGCAAACTATCATTAACTTATTGGGTCTTACGCTGGGTACCGTAAGCTGTTTAGTAATATTGTTATATGTATTTGCGCAGTTGGGTTATGATCAGCACCATAACCAGGCGTCATCAATTTATAGGGTGGAGACAATTATAGATCGTGATGGTCAAGAATCTTTTGACTCCGCCACCTCGTCACCACCAATAGCATTTGCATTAAAAGAAGATTTTGCCGAGGTAGAAGAAGCAACCAGAGTTGTATTGACCGATGCATTTTACAGTCCACTAATAAGAGCGACAAATAGTAAAGATGCTTACTATGAACCAAGGGTCTATTTGGCAGATTCAACTTTTTTCAAAGTATTCAATTTTAAAATACTTGAAGGTGATGTAAAAACGGCTTTAGATGAACCCAATACCGTAATGCTGTCATCATACTTGTCCGATAAGTTATTCGGCAACACCAGTCCTTTGGACAAAACTGTAGTTTGGGGCAGTGGGGAAAGTGCATTAACCCTTACCGTAAAAGGAGTTTATGATGAAAAGGCTTATAAAACGCATTTTAATCCTAGTTACATTGTAAGTATGAGTACCCCGGGAATGGGAACCTTTGTACAGAACTTCCAGAGCTTTGCCACCAATAATTTTGCCTACAGTTATGTAAAATTGACCTCAAGTGGTAGTGGCTTAGGTCTTCAACGGAAATTGCCCCAGTTTATGGAAGATAGAGGAGCGCAAGATTTAAAAGATGCCGGTATGAGCAGTAAGACACTAGAGCTTACAAAGGTTACTGATATTCACTTGTACTCCAATGGCAGAAAAAATCAGCTGGATCGCGTATCTAATAGTACCTACCTTTATTTTTTACTGAGTTTGGCATTTTTTATACAATTGGTGGCATGTATTAATTTTATAAATCTTAGTACGGCTAGGGCTAGTAAAAGGGCGCGTGAAATTGGGGTTAGAAAAGTAGTTGGCGCAGGTAAAAATGCATTAATGCGGCAATTTTTGGGCGAGTCTTTGTTACTGTCCATATTCGCCATGTTGATTAGTATTCCTATAGTTATATTGCTTTTGCCATTTGTAAATGAAGTAACACAAGAATCATTGACCTATACAAGTTTGTACCAATGGCAGATTTTGGTAATATTATTGGCTGTAGGTGTAGTTACAGGTTTGGCTTCAGGTGTTTATCCTGCTATAGTCCTATCTTCTATAAAACCGGTGAGAGCATTAAAAAGTTCGGCTATTTTACAATCTGGTAGCGGTACCTTTAGAAAGGCTTTAGTAGTATTTCAATTTGTAATTTCTATATGTTTAATATGTACGGTAATTATTATAGGCCAACAGTTTAAATATGCCCAAACCAAAGACTTAGGTTATAAAAAAGATAACCTTTTGGCATTGCGGGTAGGGACCGAAGAATCATCTAATAAGTTTGAATCTTTAAAAGCATCATTTTTAAAAGTACCGGGCGTATTACAAGTGTCAAGTGGAAATTATTCGCCGTCGGAAATTATATTGGCAGATAATGGATTTTACTTGCCAGGCGGAAATAAGGAAAATAAAACAGTGGTAAAACGTAACGGCGTTAGCGATGGCTATTTTAACACCATGGGTATAGAATTGTTGAAAGGTAGGGATTTCAATGCTGCCGATACCGTAGACCAAATCATAGTGAACGAGGCTACGTTAAAGGCTTTTAATATTGATATTGAAAACGCGTTAAGTGCCACTCTGATGCAAAGTTATGGCGATGAAATTGACGAATTACGAATTATAGGTGTGGTAAAAAACTATCATTTTGCTTCCTTAAAAGAAGAGATTCAGCCTTTGTTCTTGCATAAGGAAACGGAACCTAATTGGCTGTTTATTAAGGCAAACACAGAAAATTATGGTCAGTTGCTACAAGGTTTGGAACAACAATGGAAATCTACGTTAAGTAACATTCCTTTTGATTATAGATTTGTAGATAAAGAAGTAGAAAAGTTATACGAAGAAGAAAAGCGTTTAGGGTTTATCTCTGTAGGATTTACCATTTTAGCAATATTCATAAGCTGCTTGGGCTTATTTGGACTTATCTCCTATGTAGCGGAGCAAAAGAAAAAAGAAATAGGTGTGCGCAAAGTGTTGGGCGCAAGTGTACAGTCAGTAGTTAAATTACTAACTAAAGACTTTATTAAATTGGTACTCATTGCTTTTGTATTAGCATCACCAATAGCCTATTACTTTATCTCTAGATGGTTAGAGGGTTTTACGTATCGTATTGAAATTAAGTGGTGGGTGTTTTTGGCAAGTGGTGTACTTGTTATGGTAATCACATTTTTGACCGTGGGACTGCAATCATTAAAATCAGCAGCTGCAAATCCCGTAAAAAGCTTGCGTTCAGAGTAA